The segment GCTGTTCGCCCTCCGGGATCAGGATGGGGCGGTTGGTCGGGTTCGCCACCTCGAGGGAGGGCACTCTCGAGGCTTGTGACTCCTCGATCACCAGACCGGAGTTCGGACCCGTGGCGATCTCCGGCAGGTCGTTTCCCAGCAGGTAGACAGGGAACAGCGAGATCCCCAGGCGGGTGATGGGTCGGCCCACGGCCGCCCGCTCCAGGTTCGGGATACCCCGGCGCTGCTTGGGGATCCCAGCGCGCCTGCCTCGGGCTTGCATCACGGCCTCCGCCTCGCGGGTGCCGCCGAAGAAGGTCCCGGAGTCCCGCGTCCGTTCGATCCTGGTCTTTCCCCGGAACTCTCGGGTCGCGCGCGAGACGGACTGGAACGCCGCTGCAGTGCCCACAGAGCTGGCCTCGAAGTTGGAGATGCTCTCCTGCGAGACCCCGATGCGTCCCCCTTCCAGGTAGCTGTCCTGGTTGGCGCCCATGAACACGAACTCCCAAGCTGCGTCCTGGCGCTTGCTGATCAGTTCCGCCACGCTTGCCTGGGTATGGCGGCGAGAGGCGTTCTCCAACCCGTCGCTGAAGATCACTACCAACTGGTCTTCCACCGGTCGATCGTCCCGCGATCGTGCTTGGATGCGCCGGTCGGCGTACTCGATGAGGTCACCGATGGCGTCCATTAATGGGGTCGTCCCTCTGGGCCGGTAGATGTCGGTAGTGAGTTCCGGTACGTCTTCAATCCGCGCCGCATCGTGGATGATCTCGAACGGCTCCTGGCTGTCGAACTGCACGAGGGTGAGGTGCGCTCTTCCGGGTTCCCGGGCCTGATCGGCGATGAACGTGTTGAAGCCTCAGATCACGTCCTGGGTCAGACCGCCCATCGATCCCGAACGGTCAAGGAGGAACCAGAGCTTGGTCGGCTCGGTAACGGTTGCGTCAGTCAATGTATCTCTCCTTCGGTCTGAGGTGCCCACGCGTCTCTGCATCTAGGTAAGACGCCGAGACCCGCCGATTTATTCCAACTTGACAATAACCCTAGCCCAGGGTTCTTGTCCTGTCAACACAAACTTGATATCATTCTACGGATGGGGTATGACACAAAGCCTCCCGCCGGCTACGACCCCCGGGCGTACCCACCGGTCGCCGTCACCGTGGACGTGGTCACGTTCACCATCGTCGACAACGAACTCCAGATCCTCCTGATCCGGCGAGGGCAGGCTCCACATAGGGGACGTTGGGCGCTGCCGGGCGGTTTCGTGCGTCCCAACGAGAGTCTGGAGGAGGCGGCCCTGCGTGAACTCCACGAGGAGACAGGGGTTACCGCCGAGCCGCGCCATCTCGAGCAACTCGGCACGTACGGAAGGCCCAACCGCGATCCTCGGATGCGGGTGGTCACCGTCGCCTACTGGGCCATCCTCGCCAACCTCCCCGAGCCGCGGGGAGGGAGAGACGCGGCCGACGCCAGCCTCTTCTCCGTAGTGATGGTCGAAGCCGATGCTCTCAAGTTGGCCTTCGACCACGGCAAGATCATCAAGGAGGCGGTGGAGAGGGTGCGCTCGAAGCTCGAATACACCACCCTCGCCGCGCAATTCTGCCCTCCCGAGTTCACGATAAGCCAGTTGCGGCGGGTCTACGAGGTGGTGTGGAACGCCCGCATAGACCCGGCCAACTTCCACCGCAAGGTCACCACCAGTCCCGACTTTCTCCGCTCCACCGGCGACGTCACAAATCCGAGAGCACGAGGCGGGCGTCCAGCCAAGATCTATAGCCCAGGCAAGGCAATGTACATTTCCTCACCGCTCATGAGATCCCCCAGTCCAACCGATAGCGAAGACGAACCTCCGGAGGAGCCTCCCAACCGTTCAGACAGGGGATGAGCGGACGGACGACCGTCGCATCTCGTTAGCGCACAAGCCGCAAATCACGGGACTTCACCCATAGATTTCCCGGTAGAGGGCACCCGTATTTCACGGTAGAAGATGCCTGTAATTCACGGTAGAGAGGGAGTTGACGGAGGTCC is part of the bacterium genome and harbors:
- a CDS encoding NUDIX domain-containing protein, yielding MDVVTFTIVDNELQILLIRRGQAPHRGRWALPGGFVRPNESLEEAALRELHEETGVTAEPRHLEQLGTYGRPNRDPRMRVVTVAYWAILANLPEPRGGRDAADASLFSVVMVEADALKLAFDHGKIIKEAVERVRSKLEYTTLAAQFCPPEFTISQLRRVYEVVWNARIDPANFHRKVTTSPDFLRSTGDVTNPRARGGRPAKIYSPGKAMYISSPLMRSPSPTDSEDEPPEEPPNRSDRG